One stretch of Streptomyces sp. NBC_01363 DNA includes these proteins:
- the mfd gene encoding transcription-repair coupling factor, translating into MSLHGLLDVVVRDPALEDAVKAAGDGHRMHVDLVGPSAARPFAVAALARETGRTVLAVTATGREAEDLAAALRTLLPPDTIAEFPSWETLPHERLSPRSDTVGRRLAVLRRLAHPRKDDPETGPVSVVVAPIRSVLQPQVKGLGDLEPVALRIGQSADLGKTVDALAAAAYSRVELVEKRGEFAVRGGILDVFPPTEEHPLRVEFWGDDVEEIRYFKIADQRSLEIAEHGLWAPPCRELLLTDEVRERAAALAEQHPELGELLGKIAEGIAVEGMESLAPVLVDDMELLLDVLPKGSMALVCDPERVRTRAADLVATSQEFLQASWAATAGGGEAPIDVDAASLWGIADVRDRARELEMMWWSVSPFAAGEADEAGEDTDTLKLGMHAPEAYRGDTARAFADTKGRLADGWRTVYVTEGQGLASRTVELLSGEGIAARLDPDLAEISPSVVHVSCGAIDHGFVDPALKLAVLTETDLTGQRTATKDLGRMPARRRKTIDPLTLETGDYIVHEQHGVGRYIEMVQRTVQGATREYLLVEYAPAKRGQPGDRLYIPTDQLEQVTKYVGGEAPTLHRLGGADWTKTKARAKKAVKEIAADLIKLYSARMAAPGHVFGPDTPWQRELEDAFPYAETPDQLSTIAEVKEDMEKSVPMDRLICGDVGYGKTEIAVRAAFKAVQDGKQVAVLVPTTLLVQQHYGTFTERYSQFPVNVRALSRFQSDSESKVTLEGLREGSVDLVIGTHRLFSSETRFKDLGLVIVDEEQRFGVEHKEQLKKLRANVDVLTMSATPIPRTLEMAVTGIREMSTITTPPEERHPVLTFVGPYEEKQIGAAIRRELLREGQAFYIHNRVESIDRAAARLREIVPEARIATAHGQMSEQALEQVVVDFWEKKFDVLVSTTIVESGIDISNANTLIVERGDNFGLSQLHQLRGRVGRGRERGYAYFLYPPEKPLTETAHERLATIAQHTEMGAGMYVAMKDLEIRGAGNLLGGEQSGHIAGVGFDLYVRMVGEAVADYRASLEGGVEEEPPLEVKIELPVDAHVPHDYAPGERLRLQAYRAIASANTEDDIRAVREELTDRYGKLPEPVENLLLVAGLRMLARACGVGEIVLQGPNIRFAPVELRESQELRLKRLYPRTVIKPAVHQILVPRPTTGKVGGKPVVGRELLAWTGEFLTTILGS; encoded by the coding sequence ATGAGCCTGCACGGTCTGCTGGATGTTGTCGTACGTGATCCGGCGCTCGAAGACGCGGTGAAGGCCGCCGGCGACGGCCACCGCATGCATGTCGACCTCGTCGGCCCGTCCGCCGCCCGCCCCTTCGCCGTCGCCGCGCTGGCCCGCGAGACCGGGCGGACCGTGCTCGCCGTCACCGCGACCGGCCGGGAGGCCGAGGACCTGGCGGCCGCGCTGCGCACCCTGCTGCCGCCGGACACGATCGCCGAGTTCCCGTCCTGGGAGACCCTGCCGCACGAGCGGCTCTCGCCCCGCTCCGACACCGTGGGCCGCCGCCTCGCCGTGCTGCGGCGGCTGGCGCACCCGAGGAAGGACGACCCGGAGACCGGCCCGGTCTCCGTCGTCGTCGCGCCGATCCGTTCCGTGCTCCAGCCGCAGGTCAAGGGGCTCGGCGACCTGGAACCCGTGGCGTTGCGCATCGGACAGAGCGCCGACCTCGGCAAGACGGTCGACGCGCTCGCGGCGGCCGCGTACTCCCGGGTCGAACTGGTCGAGAAGCGTGGCGAATTCGCCGTGCGCGGCGGCATCCTGGACGTCTTCCCGCCGACCGAGGAGCACCCCCTTCGGGTGGAATTCTGGGGCGACGACGTCGAGGAGATCCGCTACTTCAAGATCGCCGACCAGCGGTCGCTGGAGATCGCCGAGCACGGGCTGTGGGCGCCGCCCTGCCGCGAGCTGCTGCTCACCGACGAGGTGCGGGAGCGGGCCGCCGCCCTCGCCGAACAGCACCCGGAGCTGGGCGAGCTGCTCGGCAAGATCGCCGAGGGGATCGCGGTGGAGGGCATGGAGTCCCTCGCCCCGGTCCTCGTGGACGACATGGAGCTGCTGCTCGACGTGCTGCCGAAGGGTTCGATGGCGCTGGTCTGCGACCCGGAGCGGGTCCGCACCAGGGCCGCCGACCTGGTCGCCACCAGCCAGGAGTTCCTCCAGGCCTCCTGGGCGGCCACCGCGGGCGGTGGCGAGGCCCCGATCGATGTCGACGCGGCCTCGCTGTGGGGCATCGCGGACGTCCGGGACCGGGCCCGCGAGCTGGAGATGATGTGGTGGTCGGTCTCCCCGTTCGCCGCCGGCGAGGCCGACGAGGCCGGCGAGGACACCGACACGCTCAAGCTCGGCATGCACGCCCCGGAGGCGTACCGCGGCGACACCGCCCGCGCGTTCGCCGACACCAAGGGCCGGCTCGCCGACGGCTGGCGCACGGTGTACGTCACCGAGGGCCAGGGCCTCGCCTCCCGCACCGTCGAGCTGCTGAGCGGCGAGGGCATCGCCGCCCGCCTCGACCCGGACCTGGCGGAGATCTCCCCGTCCGTCGTCCACGTCTCCTGCGGCGCGATCGACCACGGCTTCGTCGACCCGGCGCTGAAGCTCGCCGTGCTCACCGAGACGGACCTCACCGGCCAGCGCACCGCCACCAAGGACCTGGGCCGGATGCCGGCCCGCCGCCGCAAGACGATCGACCCGCTGACGCTGGAGACCGGCGACTACATCGTCCACGAACAGCACGGCGTGGGCCGCTACATCGAGATGGTGCAGCGCACGGTGCAGGGCGCCACCCGCGAGTACCTCCTCGTCGAGTACGCCCCGGCCAAGCGCGGTCAGCCGGGCGACCGCCTGTACATCCCGACCGACCAGCTGGAACAGGTCACCAAGTACGTCGGCGGCGAGGCCCCCACCCTGCACCGGCTCGGCGGCGCGGACTGGACGAAGACCAAGGCGCGCGCCAAGAAGGCCGTCAAGGAGATCGCCGCCGACCTGATCAAGCTGTACTCGGCCCGGATGGCGGCCCCCGGCCATGTCTTCGGCCCCGACACGCCCTGGCAGCGCGAGCTGGAGGACGCCTTCCCGTACGCGGAGACGCCCGACCAGCTGTCCACCATCGCCGAGGTCAAGGAGGACATGGAGAAGTCCGTCCCGATGGACCGGCTGATCTGCGGCGACGTCGGCTACGGCAAGACGGAGATCGCGGTACGGGCGGCGTTCAAGGCGGTCCAGGACGGCAAGCAGGTGGCCGTGCTCGTACCCACCACCCTGCTGGTCCAGCAGCACTACGGCACGTTCACCGAGCGCTACTCCCAATTCCCGGTCAACGTAAGGGCGCTGAGCCGCTTCCAGTCGGATTCCGAGTCCAAGGTGACCCTCGAAGGGCTCCGCGAGGGCTCCGTCGACCTGGTCATCGGCACCCACCGCCTCTTCTCCTCCGAGACCCGGTTCAAGGACCTGGGCCTGGTCATCGTCGACGAGGAGCAGCGCTTCGGCGTCGAGCACAAGGAACAGCTGAAGAAGCTCCGCGCCAACGTGGACGTCCTCACCATGTCCGCGACGCCGATCCCCCGTACGCTCGAAATGGCCGTGACCGGCATCCGCGAGATGTCGACGATCACCACGCCCCCCGAGGAGCGCCACCCGGTCCTCACCTTCGTCGGCCCGTACGAGGAGAAGCAGATCGGCGCGGCCATCCGCCGCGAACTGCTCCGCGAGGGTCAGGCGTTCTACATCCACAACCGCGTCGAGTCGATCGACCGCGCCGCCGCCCGGCTGCGCGAGATCGTCCCGGAAGCCCGTATCGCGACGGCCCACGGCCAGATGTCCGAACAGGCCCTGGAGCAGGTGGTGGTGGACTTCTGGGAGAAGAAGTTCGACGTCCTGGTCTCCACGACGATCGTCGAGTCCGGCATCGACATCTCCAACGCCAACACCCTGATCGTGGAGCGCGGCGACAACTTCGGCCTCTCCCAGCTCCACCAGCTGCGCGGCCGTGTCGGCCGGGGCCGCGAACGCGGTTACGCGTACTTCCTCTACCCCCCGGAGAAGCCGCTCACCGAGACGGCCCACGAGCGCCTGGCCACGATCGCCCAGCACACCGAGATGGGCGCGGGCATGTACGTGGCGATGAAGGACCTGGAGATCCGCGGCGCCGGAAACCTCCTGGGCGGCGAACAGTCCGGCCACATCGCGGGCGTCGGCTTCGACCTGTACGTACGCATGGTGGGCGAGGCCGTCGCCGACTACCGGGCCTCCCTCGAAGGCGGCGTGGAGGAGGAGCCGCCCCTGGAGGTCAAGATCGAGCTCCCGGTCGACGCCCACGTCCCCCACGACTACGCCCCCGGCGAGCGGCTGCGCCTCCAGGCGTACCGCGCCATCGCCTCCGCCAACACGGAGGACGACATCAGGGCCGTCCGCGAGGAACTCACCGACCGCTACGGCAAGCTCCCCGAACCGGTCGAGAACCTCCTCCTGGTCGCCGGCCTGCGCATGCTGGCCCGCGCCTGCGGCGTCGGCGAGATCGTCCTCCAGGGCCCGAACATCCGGTTCGCCCCGGTGGAGCTGCGTGAATCGCAGGAGCTGAGGCTGAAGCGCCTCTACCCGAGGACGGTCATCAAGCCGGCCGTCCACCAGATCCTGGTCCCCCGCCCCACCACGGGCAAGGTCGGCGGCAAGCCGGTCGTGGGCCGCGAACTGCTGGCTTGGACGGGGGAGTTCCTCACTACGATCCTGGGGTCGTGA
- a CDS encoding DUF234 domain-containing protein, with the protein MGFYGRQRTLADLERRTLRIRESGTGQLLAVRGRRQVGKSRLFTRFVEQSGLPYLYFSAVKNAPPATQLQTLTAELHTSTTPLADADSLFSAPPSDWRDALGRIAVACRSTPSVVVIDEFPWAAAADPTLEGQLQNAWDRQLENTPVLFVLIGSDVGMMERLTEHDRPLYGRARSTTVAPFDPAECAEALGSGGDPLAAFDTALITGGYPRLVLDRARAHSTRAFVHEQLGDENSDLAVMGQRSLDAEFPDAQQARRVLSAMGGADIGVSTFTQVVGRLPEEGSAAHTAVTRAIKVLADKGVVSVDVPVGTPANSRLRRYRINDPYLRFWFRFVEEQQAHIARGRADIARAAFDRGWPSWRGRAVEPLVQEAVYRLSPELPGLENAGQVGSWWNRDNSQEYDIVVPAASGKRTLLLGSVKWRETKRFSDRDLSRLAEARSAVPNASAAPLLAVCPAGIEDGVHPDLTLTPADLLAAWRA; encoded by the coding sequence ATGGGCTTCTACGGCCGTCAACGCACGCTCGCTGATCTGGAACGCCGCACACTGCGCATCCGGGAGTCCGGAACGGGACAGCTGCTCGCCGTACGCGGCCGTCGGCAGGTGGGGAAGTCCCGGCTCTTCACACGCTTCGTCGAGCAGTCGGGACTGCCGTACCTCTACTTCTCCGCGGTGAAGAACGCACCGCCCGCCACCCAGCTCCAGACCCTCACAGCCGAGCTGCACACCTCGACGACCCCGCTCGCCGATGCCGATTCCCTCTTCTCCGCTCCCCCCAGCGACTGGCGGGACGCACTGGGCAGGATCGCCGTCGCCTGTCGCAGCACCCCCTCCGTCGTCGTCATCGACGAGTTCCCGTGGGCTGCCGCGGCGGATCCGACCCTGGAGGGGCAGCTCCAGAACGCCTGGGACCGCCAGCTGGAGAACACTCCCGTTCTCTTTGTACTGATCGGCTCCGATGTCGGAATGATGGAGCGGCTGACCGAGCACGACAGGCCGCTCTACGGCCGGGCCAGGAGCACCACTGTCGCCCCCTTCGACCCCGCCGAATGCGCCGAGGCCCTGGGCAGTGGAGGGGACCCGCTGGCCGCTTTCGACACCGCGCTCATCACCGGGGGCTACCCACGCCTCGTGCTGGACCGCGCACGCGCGCACAGCACCCGGGCGTTCGTGCACGAACAGCTCGGTGACGAGAACAGCGATCTGGCCGTGATGGGGCAGCGGTCCCTTGACGCCGAGTTCCCCGACGCGCAGCAGGCACGGCGCGTCCTGTCCGCGATGGGGGGGGCCGACATCGGAGTCAGCACCTTCACCCAAGTCGTCGGAAGGCTTCCCGAGGAAGGAAGCGCCGCGCACACAGCGGTCACCAGGGCCATAAAGGTCCTCGCCGACAAGGGGGTGGTCAGCGTCGACGTACCGGTGGGCACGCCCGCGAACAGCAGGCTGCGGCGCTACCGCATCAACGACCCGTACCTGCGCTTCTGGTTCCGCTTCGTCGAGGAACAGCAGGCCCACATCGCCCGCGGCCGGGCGGACATCGCCCGCGCCGCCTTCGACCGGGGCTGGCCGAGCTGGCGGGGCCGCGCCGTCGAGCCACTCGTCCAGGAGGCGGTGTACCGGCTCAGCCCGGAGCTACCGGGGCTGGAGAACGCCGGGCAGGTGGGGAGCTGGTGGAACCGTGACAACAGCCAGGAGTACGACATCGTCGTCCCCGCCGCCTCGGGGAAGCGCACGCTCCTCCTCGGCTCGGTCAAGTGGCGTGAGACCAAGCGCTTCAGCGACCGCGACCTCTCCCGCCTCGCCGAGGCCCGATCCGCCGTACCGAACGCGTCGGCGGCCCCGCTGCTGGCGGTGTGCCCGGCAGGGATCGAGGACGGCGTGCACCCGGATCTGACACTCACCCCTGCGGATCTGCTGGCCGCCTGGCGCGCATGA
- a CDS encoding HNH endonuclease family protein: MLPTLSVAAVLALAGCDPESASSGTGRQGGGSDGGGQAVTGFGASPLDNADGTKPGLAPLTSEADRAAGRKVIEKVATKGRGPKTGYARDKFGYAWKDSIDGIPLARNGCDTRNDLLARDGKDVKFRSGSDCVVVAMTLKDPYTGSTIDWRKQQATKVQIDHVMPLSYDWQMGAARWNEAKRQQIANDPLNLIPVDGPANNAKRDSGPASWLPPYKPVRCSYAVRFAQVSLKYELPVTAADKTAMLEQCGG; the protein is encoded by the coding sequence ATGCTGCCCACCCTCAGCGTGGCGGCGGTGCTGGCCCTGGCCGGCTGCGACCCCGAGAGCGCGTCCTCCGGGACCGGACGGCAGGGCGGCGGCTCGGACGGCGGCGGGCAGGCCGTCACCGGGTTCGGGGCCAGCCCGCTCGACAACGCCGACGGTACGAAGCCGGGGCTCGCGCCGCTCACCTCCGAGGCGGACCGGGCGGCCGGGCGGAAGGTCATCGAGAAGGTGGCGACGAAGGGGCGGGGGCCGAAGACCGGTTACGCGCGGGACAAGTTCGGCTACGCGTGGAAGGACTCGATCGACGGGATACCGCTCGCGAGGAACGGCTGCGACACCCGTAACGACCTCCTCGCCCGGGACGGCAAGGACGTGAAGTTCCGGTCCGGTTCGGACTGCGTGGTCGTGGCGATGACCCTCAAGGACCCGTACACCGGCTCGACCATCGACTGGCGCAAGCAGCAGGCCACCAAGGTCCAGATCGACCACGTCATGCCGCTCTCGTACGACTGGCAGATGGGCGCCGCGCGCTGGAACGAGGCCAAGCGGCAGCAGATCGCCAACGACCCGCTCAACCTCATCCCGGTGGACGGGCCGGCCAACAACGCCAAGCGCGATTCGGGGCCGGCTTCCTGGCTGCCGCCGTACAAGCCGGTCCGCTGCTCGTACGCGGTGCGGTTCGCGCAGGTGTCCCTGAAGTACGAACTGCCGGTCACCGCCGCCGACAAGACGGCGATGCTGGAGCAGTGCGGCGGGTGA